In Canis lupus dingo isolate Sandy chromosome 1, ASM325472v2, whole genome shotgun sequence, a single genomic region encodes these proteins:
- the LOC112645623 gene encoding cytochrome b-c1 complex subunit Rieske, mitochondrial has protein sequence MLSVAARSGPFAPVLSATSRGVAGALRPLVPASVPAAPEPPVLDARRPFLCRESLSGQAARRAPVASAGLTVPASIRYSHTDIRVPDFSDYRRAEVLDGTKSSKESSEARKGFSYLITATTSIGVAYAAKNVVSQFVSSMSASADVLAMSKIEIKLSDIPEGKNMAFKWRGKPLFVRHRTKKEIEQEAAVEVSQLRDPQHDLDRVKKPEWVILIGVCTHLGCVPIANAGDFGGYYCPCHGSHYDASGRIRKGPAPLNLEVPSYEFTGDDMVIVG, from the exons ATGTTGTCGGTGGCCGCGCGCTCGGGCCCGTTCGCGCCCGTCCTGTCGGCCACGTCCCGCGGGGTGGCGGGCGCCCTAAGGCCCCTGGTGCCGGCCTCGGTGCCCGCCGCCCCGGAGCCGCCGGTGCTGGACGCGAGGCGGCCGTTCCTGTGCCGGGAGTCGCTGAGCGGCCAGGCCGCCCGCCGCGCTCCGGTGGCCTCGGCGGGGCTCACGG TCCCTGCTTCCATTCGTTATTCCCACACAGACATCAGAGTGCCCGACTTCTCTGACTACCGACGCGCTGAAGTGTTAGATGGCACAAAGTCCTCAAAAGAGAGCAGTGAGGCTAGAAAAGGTTTCTCCTACTTGATAACAGCAACAACTAGCATAGGTGTTGCGTATGCCGCCAAGAATGTCGTCTCCCAGTTTGTTTCCAGCATGAGTGCTTCTGCGGATGTGTTGGCCATGTCGAAAATCGAAATCAAGCTATCTGATATTCCAGAAGGCAAGAACATGGCTTTCAAGTGGAGAGGAAAACCGCTGTTTGTGCGCCATAGAACCAAGAAGGAGATTGAGCAGGAGGCTGCAGTTGAAGTGTCCCAGTTGAGGGACCCACAGCACGATTTAGATCGAGTAAAGAAACCTGAATGGGTTATCCTGATAGGTGTCTGCACTCATCTCGGTTGTGTACCCATTGCAAATGCAGGAGATTTTGGTGGTTATTACTGCCCTTGCCATGGGTCACACTATGATGCTTCTGGCAGGATCAGGAAGGGGCCCGCCCCTCTCAACCTTGAGGTTCCTTCGTATGAGTTCACTGGTGATGACATGGTGATTGTGGGTTAG